DNA sequence from the Paenibacillus physcomitrellae genome:
CTCATCGGTAATCCGGCGGATGCGTTCGCGGTAACTTTCGTCCGTGTAAGCCCCTCCTTGGTATAAATCCCTGTAAGCCTGCAGCTTCTCCGGAAAATGTTCGCGCAACGTCTTGTAATACCAGCCTTTCACATCCGGAGATAACCGCAGTAGCGAAGTCATGACAAAGTCGGCTCCGCCCTTTCGGGCAGCTGCAAATAGGGACTCCAGCCCCTCCTTGTCATCGGTCAGCAAAGGCAGGATCGGCGCAACAAACACGCCCGTCCGAATGCCGCTTCCGCTTAATGCTTCCAGCGCCTCAAGCCGTTTAAATGGCAATGGAGCACCAGGCTCCAGCAGACGGATCAGCTTCGCGTCAAGCGAACCGATGCTGATATTGACCAAAATATCGTCCATCGCCTGCAGCAGATCAAGATCCCGCAGAACAAGCGGGGAACGTGTCGTGATCGACGTGCGAATCCGGTATTTAGCCATTACCTTCAGGCATTCCCGCGTAATGCGGGTTTTGCTCTCTACCGGCTGATAAGGATCGGTAACCGTTCCGATAGCCACACGTCCGATATGGCGGCGGACCGCCTCCAAATCGTGGGCATACCGGACAGCCAGTTTGGACAGCTGCGCTTCCAGCGCTTCGGCTGCATTCATTTTCAACAGGATATGGTTCTGGAACTCATCATTGGCCTGCTTATCAATAAATCCCTGAAACCCCCGGGCATAACAAAAGCTGCAGCCATGCGCGCAGCCTCTGTATGGATTGATGGACCATTCAAAGGGCATACGTTCTTCTTTCACTTTGGTAAGTGTCTGCTTAGCATGAATCTGCTCATACGTTTTGGCCATAAATCAGCCTCCTAATAAGAACATTTGTTCTTATCATAACACAAACCGAAGCACTTATCCCTATTTATGTATATGAAAATTTATGGCAGCCGCTTGAAAGCGATGGAATGATGAGGTTTTAATCGTTTAAACCTTTTCCGTCAAGAATAGACTGAACATATTTTTCAATTCTGGACACTCGGGTCTTGGATTGCTTGGCTTCCGAGAAATAAAAGAGGTAAGCTCTCTGACGCCCGGGTGTCAACGCTTCAAAAGCCGTCTTGAGGGCAGGCAGTTCAGCGAACTTCTGCTCCAGTTCCTCAGGAACGTTGTATTCAGCAGTCTGTTTGAAATCGATTTTCAGTCCGGCTTGTTCAATTTCAATAGCTGCCTGAATATACGCCTTTAAAGTAGCTTCAAGTGCTGTTATGTCTTCAATGTTTGTGAACCGAATTTGGCGCGCCGCCTGGACCTTGTCCGTTTGCTGAATTAAAATCCCTGCGGGATCCTTCATCAAAGCCCCTTTGTGGAACAAAAGCGCGCAATACTCTTTAAATCCGTGGATGATGACGATGTTCTTGCCATTAAAGGTATAGCAAGGGTGCATCCATTTAAAATCCTCGATCAGCTCGCTGTGACTATCAAGAACAATGGCTCTCAGTTTTACATATTCCTCTTTCCATTTGGTCGCTTTGCTCAGAAATTCTTCAACTTTAGGACTGGTTCTGTTATTTGTCATTCAGAAACACCTCAGAGGGTTAATTTTTATGGGGTTCGGCCAGCAAAATTTAGGCCTAAGCACCACTGTCATTCTATCACGGGATCAGCTTGCTACCAAAAGGATATTGAGTATAATACAGTAAAAGAAAATCCCCTTAAGGAGAGCCAACATGACAGAAAATGTCCGTTTAGTGCAGCCATCGATGGAATTAAGAGATGAATATTTAAAGTTCTATCAGGAATGGATCGATAGTGGAGAAAACATGGTTCCTTGGGTGATCAGTCAAGACCCGTCGGATTTCCAGGGCATGCTGCATTTTTTAACCAACAATGAGAAGGACGAACAGCCGGACCAAAGGGTTCCGGATTCCACGTTTTGGCTGATCACCGAGGATCGCAAAGTCGTTGGAGCAGTTAACATCCGGCATAGACTCAATGAACGGCTTTTGAATTGCGGCGGTCATATTGGGTACGGCATCCGACCTTCTGAAAGAAGAAAAGGGTACGCAGCCAAGCTATTGGCCTTATCTTTGGAGAAAACCCGTGCATTGGGAATAGATAAAGTTCTGGTTGTTTGTGATGAGTGGAATATCGCCTCCGCAAGAACGATTCTAAAGAACGGCGGAAGACCGGACACGAAGTTTGTTGAAGAAGACGGCAATGTTGTCCTTCGGTTCTGGATCGACAACGGCACGCGGTGAAGGGGTGTGTCGCCCTTCTTTTTGATAACAGCTATTTCCTTAGAAGCCTAGAAGAAGTCAGCTCGTTTTGTTTTTATCGAAATATACCCAGCAATAATACACTACCCAGAACACAACTACGGTAAGTAAGGCATAGGGCCTGTGAGGTAAATAGATCGCTAACAGGATTCCCGTTATCAAGAAAGGCGGAAGAAGTATCCAATATTTTTTATTACGCATCTAAAGATCCGCCTCCCCTGCTTTCCAGCCCGTTTCCTGAGACCAAAGATGTGCTTGGCTTAAAATATCCCATACAATCGGTCCTTTGCCTTCCACGTATTTAATCCGATCAAGTTGATATAAGTTCATTAATCTCGAAATAACAAGGACATCTGCTCGGAAAAACTTCCCGTTTCCCTTACGTGGACATGGGTTCTACGGTTCCCTGGCGTTTCACGAAACTGACGCCCGACTTCAATGAATCTTTCTCTCCATATAGGGTCATAGGCGGATATTTTCCAAGTAGTATCCATATTTCCCCTCCCTTCAATCTTGAATATACTCAGGACTTAATCTATTTAACTCGTTAACCTCATCCCGTGAAAAATCCACGACTTCTTCTGCTTTGCTCGCTTTAAGATCATATCGGTACAACTTATAATGATCAGAGGGACTTTCACTGACATAATCCAAAACCTCACCGCTGATTTGCCACAAGACATGGGCCGTCGAAATTAAGAGTGTAGGAGAAGAAACAAGAGAAAGTGATTTCTGGTCTACATCGTAAATCGCAATATTGCTTAAACTTGTGTCACCGTAAGCTACCGCAAGCTGGTGGTTTGACGGAGACCAGTTGTAAGCGGATATCGTTTCTACATACCTATTGGTTTTGGCTTCCAGCTCAGCATTTAGATCCACGGCTTCTCCATTAGCAAGGTTAACAACCATGATCTGTGAACCAGCTCCAGTAAACAAACTAACAGCCATAAATTGCTGGTCGCCTGATAAGGAAACAGAATTAATCTGGTGCACCTTGATTTTAAGCGTAAGTTGGAATTTCTGATCTCCGTTCTTAACCGTAATTCCCCCTAAATAATTGGAATCGGGACCCGGTTCTTTACTTTTCAATTTTGCAGCGATCAGACTGACGCTGCCTGACTCCCATACAAACTGCTGACTGCTACGATGAACTGTCCCCTGGCTCTTGTTGTTATAATAGAGAGAAGAAGCCATGCTGGCAGAAGGGCTGATCGACGCATTTTCATCAACCTTGCCATGGGTTGCCGCATTCGCCTCTTTTGGCGAACAAGCAGACAACACTGAAACGACCACCAGTGAAAGCACAATAAATTTGAAGAGCTTCACCAAACCCCTCCGTTCTTTTACTTTTTTCTCATGTTAGCAAGCCCTTAAACTTCAAATAATATTTAATTCCAGCTCTGTCTACATCCGAGAAACCTAACGGATCCTGCCGGAACAAATCTCTGACCTCTTTCACGTTCATCCATTTGATCTCCGAGGTGTCATCGCCTATCTCAAGTAAATTCCCCGTAGCCTGGCATCTGAAATAAAGACCTACCGAATCAACCGGCCCTTTGATAGTCTGATAAGCCGCAAAAGGTTTCAGGCATTCAACCTCAAATGCCGGGTTCATCCCGGCCGTATCTACTCTTGTTTCCACATCCTCAATTTTTGAAATATCCAACCCGGTTTCTTCTTTAACTTCTCTGATTAAAGCTTCTATTAAGGACTCGAAGGGGTCAATCCTTCCTCCTGGAAGCTCAAGCTTAAACAGAGAATCCGGCTTTGTCCTTCTTTGTAGGATGATCTCGGTTTCGTCCCCGCTAAAACGTTCAATAATGGCCCTCGAATTGACATAGAACATAGTCCTTAACCCCCTGTTACTATTCTCACCTCTCCAAACTGCTCGATCCTCTGCTGATCGACCACTACTCCGCCGCCGTCTTGGACCATATAAACAGGAACTTTCCGTTCTCTGGCATACTTATTTGCCGCATCAACGGCTTCCTCTGTGCCATCCCAATGGGGCAGGAATTCAAACGAAACTAGTCCCAAAGCCTGCAAATCTTCCGTTCTATTCCGGCTTAGATCTGCTTCCTCTCCAAATCCGGCAAGTCCAATCGTTGGAGTCATTAAGATACTGCCTGCACTTACACCGATCAATATGCCTCCGTTGGCTGCATATTTGC
Encoded proteins:
- a CDS encoding SPL family radical SAM protein — encoded protein: MAKTYEQIHAKQTLTKVKEERMPFEWSINPYRGCAHGCSFCYARGFQGFIDKQANDEFQNHILLKMNAAEALEAQLSKLAVRYAHDLEAVRRHIGRVAIGTVTDPYQPVESKTRITRECLKVMAKYRIRTSITTRSPLVLRDLDLLQAMDDILVNISIGSLDAKLIRLLEPGAPLPFKRLEALEALSGSGIRTGVFVAPILPLLTDDKEGLESLFAAARKGGADFVMTSLLRLSPDVKGWYYKTLREHFPEKLQAYRDLYQGGAYTDESYRERIRRITDELQRKYALTGEETSMPKSKRSTADDSGALLSKAAALEEITGELPVEQLSFGF
- a CDS encoding YdeI/OmpD-associated family protein, giving the protein MTNNRTSPKVEEFLSKATKWKEEYVKLRAIVLDSHSELIEDFKWMHPCYTFNGKNIVIIHGFKEYCALLFHKGALMKDPAGILIQQTDKVQAARQIRFTNIEDITALEATLKAYIQAAIEIEQAGLKIDFKQTAEYNVPEELEQKFAELPALKTAFEALTPGRQRAYLFYFSEAKQSKTRVSRIEKYVQSILDGKGLND
- a CDS encoding GNAT family N-acetyltransferase — its product is MTENVRLVQPSMELRDEYLKFYQEWIDSGENMVPWVISQDPSDFQGMLHFLTNNEKDEQPDQRVPDSTFWLITEDRKVVGAVNIRHRLNERLLNCGGHIGYGIRPSERRKGYAAKLLALSLEKTRALGIDKVLVVCDEWNIASARTILKNGGRPDTKFVEEDGNVVLRFWIDNGTR
- a CDS encoding NUDIX hydrolase, which produces MFYVNSRAIIERFSGDETEIILQRRTKPDSLFKLELPGGRIDPFESLIEALIREVKEETGLDISKIEDVETRVDTAGMNPAFEVECLKPFAAYQTIKGPVDSVGLYFRCQATGNLLEIGDDTSEIKWMNVKEVRDLFRQDPLGFSDVDRAGIKYYLKFKGLLT